The following coding sequences lie in one Polynucleobacter sp. HIN7 genomic window:
- a CDS encoding phytoene desaturase, with protein MLKRTYLPSDDRPIAVVIGSGFGGLAAAIRLSHKGYRVKVFEKLDKPGGRAYVHQRDGYTFDAGPTIITAPFLLEELWELCGEKLVNDVDLRLMDPFYRIRFDDGSHFDYTGDLARMRDEVAKFSLADLPGYDRFLAEAEKCYQLGFEELSNVAFDSLSDLFEAFPSMVKMKAWESIYTLVARHLKNDKLRQVMSFHPLLIGGNPFSVTAVYSLINSLERKHGVFSAMGGTGSLIKGLVRLLADLGVDVQCNQEVKRIEVRDGKAVGITLADGNFVPADIVVSNADAAWTYQKLIEPQHRKVWTDKKVARSKYSMSLFVWYFGTNQQYPDIPHHMILLGKRYRELLEDIFKRKVLAKDFSLYLHRPTATDPSLAPTGHDTFYVLSPVPNLDSGTNWQETAESYRQAIAEYLDQSVLPGFQKHVTTSFCTTPQDFQDRLLSVKGAAFGFEPLLLQSAWFRPHNRSEDVKGLYMVGAGTHPGAGIPGVLSSAKALMSVVPHPINVAKGYAQ; from the coding sequence ATGCTCAAACGAACCTATCTGCCCAGTGATGACCGCCCGATTGCGGTGGTGATTGGGAGTGGTTTTGGTGGTTTAGCTGCAGCGATTCGGCTTTCGCATAAGGGCTACCGCGTGAAGGTATTTGAGAAGCTCGATAAGCCCGGTGGGCGCGCCTATGTACATCAACGCGACGGTTATACCTTTGATGCCGGGCCCACCATTATTACGGCTCCCTTTTTACTTGAAGAGTTATGGGAGCTATGCGGTGAAAAACTTGTGAATGATGTTGATCTGCGGCTGATGGATCCGTTTTATCGAATTCGGTTTGATGATGGCAGCCATTTTGATTACACAGGCGATCTGGCGCGCATGCGTGATGAGGTTGCTAAGTTTAGTCTAGCAGACTTGCCGGGCTATGATCGTTTTCTAGCTGAGGCCGAGAAATGCTATCAACTGGGCTTTGAAGAACTCAGTAATGTCGCCTTTGACTCCCTAAGTGATTTATTCGAGGCATTCCCATCGATGGTGAAGATGAAGGCCTGGGAGAGCATCTACACACTGGTTGCAAGACATTTGAAGAACGACAAGTTACGCCAAGTGATGAGTTTTCATCCGCTTCTCATCGGCGGCAATCCTTTTTCGGTAACGGCGGTGTACTCGCTCATTAATTCTTTGGAGCGCAAGCACGGCGTGTTCTCAGCCATGGGCGGTACCGGCTCCCTGATTAAGGGCTTAGTTCGTTTATTGGCTGATTTAGGGGTGGATGTGCAATGCAACCAGGAGGTAAAGCGCATTGAGGTGCGTGATGGCAAAGCCGTTGGTATTACGCTAGCAGATGGTAATTTTGTGCCAGCCGATATCGTGGTCTCGAATGCTGATGCCGCTTGGACCTACCAGAAGCTGATTGAACCGCAGCATCGCAAGGTTTGGACCGATAAGAAAGTAGCTCGTAGCAAATATTCAATGAGTTTGTTTGTTTGGTATTTTGGAACTAATCAGCAATATCCTGACATCCCCCACCATATGATTTTACTGGGCAAGCGTTACCGCGAGTTGCTGGAAGATATCTTCAAACGTAAAGTGCTGGCGAAAGATTTCAGTCTCTATTTACATCGCCCAACCGCGACCGATCCGAGTCTTGCGCCCACAGGTCATGACACCTTTTATGTCTTGTCACCTGTGCCAAACTTAGACAGTGGCACAAACTGGCAAGAGACTGCAGAGTCCTATCGCCAGGCGATTGCAGAGTATCTGGATCAATCAGTACTGCCTGGTTTTCAAAAACATGTCACTACCTCGTTTTGCACCACACCGCAGGATTTTCAGGATCGGTTGTTGTCAGTCAAAGGTGCTGCCTTTGGATTTGAGCCGCTCTTATTGCAAAGTGCGTGGTTTAGACCGCATAACCGTAGCGAGGATGTAAAAGGACTGTATATGGTGGGTGCCGGCACCCATCCTGGCGCCGGAATTCCGGGTGTTTTGTCATCTGCGAAGGCTTTAATGTCAGTGGTTCCCCATCCCATTAATGTGGCAAAGGGGTATGCGCAATGA
- a CDS encoding phytoene/squalene synthase family protein, with protein MNRSSKRFDQDLSECVETMRDGSKSFFAASRVLPSRVRDPATALYAFCRITDDIADAADATEQSIITLQKRLDVIYLGQPIDEAADRALAEVVRAFDIPKELPLALIEGYAWDTQYRTYETFDELLDYCARVAGTVGAMMCLIMGKRESETVARACELGLAMQLTNIARDVGEDAMNGRIYLPIEWMREEGLEPKEWLANPQFNEAISRVVARLLKEADKLYTQAEIGISDLPWDCRPAIAAARLIYAEIGREVERLNLDSVSVRAVVSKQRKLVLLTHATSAIIAKFSIRRFNPEAHPSIQFLIEAVNKTPHIRHYGGTIHERLTWVVDLLERVEERKREAEMTVADRFIQPLR; from the coding sequence ATGAATCGCAGCTCGAAGCGCTTTGATCAGGACCTCAGTGAGTGCGTCGAAACCATGCGCGATGGCTCCAAATCCTTTTTTGCTGCCTCGCGTGTATTGCCCAGTCGTGTACGGGATCCTGCTACGGCTCTGTATGCATTTTGTCGGATCACCGATGATATTGCCGATGCAGCAGACGCTACTGAGCAATCGATTATCACTCTACAAAAGCGATTAGATGTCATCTATTTAGGTCAACCCATTGATGAGGCGGCTGATCGGGCGCTAGCAGAGGTGGTGCGTGCCTTTGATATCCCTAAAGAGTTACCACTCGCATTGATTGAGGGATATGCATGGGATACGCAGTACCGCACCTACGAGACCTTTGATGAGTTACTCGATTACTGTGCACGCGTCGCTGGTACGGTTGGCGCCATGATGTGTTTGATCATGGGAAAGCGTGAGTCCGAGACCGTGGCGCGTGCTTGTGAACTTGGCCTTGCGATGCAATTAACCAATATTGCGCGTGATGTGGGTGAAGATGCGATGAACGGCAGGATCTACCTGCCCATCGAGTGGATGAGGGAGGAGGGGCTTGAACCCAAGGAGTGGTTAGCAAACCCACAATTTAATGAGGCAATCTCACGCGTAGTAGCGCGGCTTCTCAAAGAGGCCGACAAACTCTATACGCAAGCCGAGATCGGAATTAGTGACTTGCCGTGGGACTGTCGCCCAGCGATTGCTGCAGCACGTCTGATTTATGCGGAGATTGGTCGTGAAGTCGAGCGCTTGAACCTGGATTCTGTATCAGTTCGGGCGGTGGTCTCAAAGCAACGCAAACTGGTCTTATTAACCCATGCCACTTCAGCCATTATTGCGAAGTTCTCGATCCGACGTTTTAACCCAGAAGCACATCCCTCGATTCAGTTCTTGATTGAGGCGGTGAATAAAACACCGCACATCCGTCATTACGGTGGAACTATTCACGAAAGACTGACTTGGGTCGTTGATCTACTCGAGCGAGTTGAGGAGCGAAAGCGAGAAGCGGAAATGACTGTGGCCGATCGTTTTATTCAACCACTGCGTTAA
- a CDS encoding carotenoid 1,2-hydratase, with product MIAFVGSVFSPYYALARRRHAHVDPENHCAINLAIYSPGNKRWTMTERSAASISRNQTEFVIGPSSLHWNGDHLRVDFVERAVPFGQRVVGHFKLYPKQLFNFSTHLDDQHKHRWGPLAPAARIEVELESPNIQWKGNAYFDSNEGDEPIAIPFKDWDWSRAQLSGERTAVIYDVRQRNGIERVLGLIFTPDGRIEHFEPPPRQALPKTGWRIQRQMRNPKDAQLKILETLEDTPFYARSVLSSELLGERVTSFHETLDVPRLSSWAVQFMLPWRMPRVK from the coding sequence ATGATTGCATTTGTGGGGAGCGTGTTCTCCCCATACTATGCCTTAGCACGCCGTCGCCATGCCCATGTTGATCCAGAAAACCATTGTGCGATTAATTTAGCGATCTATAGTCCGGGTAATAAGCGCTGGACCATGACCGAGCGCAGCGCAGCGAGTATTTCTCGCAATCAAACCGAGTTTGTAATTGGGCCTAGCAGCCTCCATTGGAATGGTGACCATTTGCGGGTTGATTTTGTGGAACGCGCCGTCCCATTTGGTCAACGCGTCGTTGGGCACTTCAAACTATACCCAAAACAATTATTTAATTTCTCAACCCATCTAGATGATCAGCATAAGCATCGCTGGGGACCCTTAGCCCCTGCCGCGCGTATCGAGGTTGAACTAGAGTCACCCAACATTCAATGGAAAGGTAATGCTTATTTTGATTCTAATGAGGGAGATGAACCGATTGCAATTCCGTTTAAAGATTGGGATTGGTCACGTGCACAATTAAGTGGTGAGCGTACTGCAGTCATCTATGATGTGCGCCAGCGTAATGGGATAGAACGAGTCTTGGGGCTCATTTTTACTCCGGATGGTCGCATTGAGCACTTTGAACCCCCTCCTCGTCAAGCTCTTCCCAAAACAGGTTGGCGGATTCAGAGGCAAATGCGTAACCCGAAGGATGCCCAACTCAAGATCTTGGAAACACTGGAAGATACGCCTTTTTATGCACGCTCGGTTCTCAGCAGCGAGCTACTCGGTGAGCGTGTGACTTCATTTCATGAGACGCTCGATGTTCCAAGACTCTCATCTTGGGCAGTGCAGTTTATGCTTCCTTGGCGGATGCCGAGGGTGAAGTAA